Proteins found in one Falsirhodobacter algicola genomic segment:
- a CDS encoding glycerophosphodiester phosphodiesterase family protein, translating to MHSYRTLLAAHPAGAAVIAHRGAWHRAPENSLASIRDAIALGCTAASVDVRGTRDGHLILLRDDTALRMTGAALRPAWSTLAEMRARPLFRADGATRRTTAERVPTLTEALDLARGRIALELDLRDPSLLPNAVACVQAAGAEGFAALRMQVGSTADVRRLARLQQDSGIAVVAVARAGQGGLPEALLHHPPFMVDLEFQRLEDLRPAARTLRRAGIAVRVGTVEGSRPAGLTDRDARWAGDAVWGQLLAAGVGAIQTDEPARLRGWLRAVGVAA from the coding sequence GTGCACAGCTACCGCACCCTGCTTGCCGCCCATCCTGCGGGCGCGGCCGTGATTGCCCATCGGGGCGCATGGCACCGCGCCCCCGAGAACAGCCTCGCCTCCATCCGGGATGCCATCGCGCTGGGCTGCACGGCGGCATCGGTGGATGTGCGCGGCACGCGGGACGGCCATCTGATCCTGCTGCGCGATGACACCGCGCTGCGGATGACGGGCGCGGCGCTGCGCCCCGCTTGGTCGACGCTGGCCGAGATGCGGGCCCGCCCCCTGTTCCGGGCCGATGGTGCCACGCGCCGAACGACGGCCGAGCGTGTGCCCACGCTGACCGAGGCGCTGGATCTGGCCCGCGGGCGCATCGCGCTGGAACTCGATCTGCGCGATCCCTCCCTTTTGCCGAATGCGGTCGCCTGCGTGCAGGCCGCCGGGGCCGAAGGGTTCGCCGCATTGCGGATGCAGGTCGGATCGACCGCCGATGTGCGCCGTCTGGCCCGGTTGCAGCAGGACAGCGGCATCGCGGTGGTGGCGGTGGCGCGCGCAGGGCAGGGCGGGCTGCCGGAGGCGCTGCTGCATCATCCGCCCTTCATGGTGGATCTGGAGTTTCAGCGGCTGGAAGATCTGCGCCCCGCCGCCCGCACCCTGCGCCGCGCGGGCATCGCCGTCCGTGTCGGCACCGTGGAGGGCAGCCGCCCCGCAGGCCTGACGGACCGCGATGCGCGCTGGGCGGGGGATGCGGTCTGGGGCCAGCTTCTGGCCGCCGGGGTCGGCGCGATCCAGACCGACGAACCGGCGCGCCTGCGCGGCTGGTTGCGGGCCGTGGGTGTGGCGGCATGA